The following are encoded together in the Ranitomeya imitator isolate aRanImi1 chromosome 4, aRanImi1.pri, whole genome shotgun sequence genome:
- the SSBP1 gene encoding single-stranded DNA-binding protein, mitochondrial: MFRRVATQIFQQSVRFQSSDSGVLERSLNRVQLLGRVGQDPVMRQAEGKNPVTIFSVATNELWRSGESEVFQTTGDVNQKTTWHRISVFRPGLRDVAYQHIKKGARVYVEGKIDYGEYVDKNNVRRQATTIIADNIIFLSDMRDRL, encoded by the exons ATGTTTCGCAGAGTCGCCACGCAG attttccaGCAGTCGGTCCGGTTTCAGAGCTCAGACTCGGGGGTTTTGGAACGAT CGCTGAATCGGGTGCAGTTACTGGGGAGAGTCGGCCAAGACCCTGTAATGAGACAAGCCGAGGGCAAGAACCCAGTGACCATCTTCTCGGTGGCCACGAATGAGCTATGGAGGTCGGGCGAGAGCGAGGTGTTCCAGACAA CGGGAGACGTCAACCAGAAGACGACCTGGCACCGGATCTCCGTTTTCCGTCCTGGACTCCGAGACGTCGCGTATCAGCACATCAAGAAAGG GGCTCGCGTCTACGTGGAAGGGAAAATCGACTACGGTGAATACGTTGACAAGAACAATGTCCGCAGACAAGCCACCACCATCATAGCAG
- the WEE2 gene encoding wee1-like protein kinase 2, translating to MRTMSHESGIVQKLDFSSGEENDDVSQEHVKDCARPQEPHGNLMWRTHNSPFPVTPQRNERGFSPYPEVSPDSDLSPPSTLYSEGEYPGTPLHCSTWKKLKLCDTPYTPMSLLYRNLPSPGTRMSYRGHQLLRFAACTGAEPEDRALVNINPFTPETYQQMQLNSNGKRKADSNREGETSARFPSKRFVLRESNMVSRYKTEFLEIEKIGAGEFGAVYKCVKRLDGCVYAIKRSKKPVAGSTNEQLALREVYAHAVLGHHPHVVRYYSAWAEDDHMIIQNEYCNGGSLQDLIMENMKIGQLVKEQELKEILLQVSMGLKYIHSTGLVHMDIKPSNIFICRKLTEVRQEESDGEDETSSTSILYKIGDLGHVTSITNPQVEEGDSRFLANEVLQEDYSHLPKADLFALGLTITEAAGASPLPCNDDSWHYIRKGNLPEIPQLLSPAFLDLLKALIHPDPAARLSAAALVKHPVLRRSLGKAALLQKQLNVEKFKTAMLERELQAAKQAQNSGKDECTDLPSRSDFMCKSRKRLVGGKNTRSLSFTCGGYK from the exons ATGCGCACAATGTCACACGAATCTGGAATTGTGCAGAAGTTGGACTTCTCCAGCGGTGAGGAAAATGACGATGTGAGCCAAGAGCATGTGAAAGACTGTGCACGTCCACAAGAACCTCATGGAAACCTGATGTGGAGAACCCATAACAGCCCTTTTCCCGTCACCCCCCAGAGGAATGAAAGGGGGTTCTCTCCATACCCGGAagtcagtcctgatagtgacctctcTCCTCCATCCACCCTGTATTCTGAAGGGGAATATCCCGGGACCCCCCTCCACTGTAGCACATGGAAGAAGCTAAAACTCTGCGATACGCCCTACACCCCAATG AGTTTGCTGTACAGGAACCTCCCATCTCCCGGCACACGGATGTCCTATAGGGGGCATCAGCTTTTAAGGTTTGCAGCCTGTACTGGTGCCGAACCAGAAGATCGGGCGCTGGTCAATATTAACCCTTTCACTCCTGAAACGTATCAACAGATGCAACTGAACTCAAATGGGAAGAGGAAGGCGGATTCGAACAG AGAGGGTGAAACTTCAGCCAGATTTCCTTCTAAG AGGTTTGTGTTGCGTGAATCAAACATGGTGTCCCGATACAAGACTGAATTCCTAGAGATTGAGAAGATTGGGGCAGGAGAGTTTGGCGCAGTTTACAAGTGTGTGAAGAGGCTGGACGGTTGCGTCTACGCCATAAAGCGATCGAAGAAACCGGTAGCGGGATCCACAAATGA GCAGCTGGCATTACGTGAGGTCTACGCCCACGCGGTGCTGGGCCATCACCCACATGTCGTACGATATTACTCTGCCTGGGCTGAAGATGATCACATGATTATACAGAATGAATACTGCAATG GTGGGAGCCTGCAGGATCTGATCATGGAGAACATGAAGATTGGACAGCTGGTGAAGGAGCAAGAGCTGAAGGAGATCCTTCTGCAGGTGTCCATGGGTCTGAAGTACATCCACAGCACGGGCCTGGTGCACATGGACATCAAGCCAA GTAATATTTTCATCTGTCGGAAGCTGACGGAAGTGCGTCAGGAGGAAAGTGATGGCGAAGATGAGACTTCCTCCACCAGCATCCTGTATAAGATCG GGGACCTTGGTCATGTCACTTCCATTACAAATCCACAAGTGGAGGAAGGAGACAGCAGATTCCTGGCCAATGAGGTCCTACAGGAG gatTACAGCCACCTCCCCAAGGCTGACCTCTTTGCTCTTGGCCTCACCATCACTGAGGCAGCTGGTGCGAGTCCTCTTCCATGCAATGATGACAGCTGGCACTACATCAGAAAGGGCAACCTGCCTGAGATCCCGCAGCTGCTCTCTCCTGCTTTTCTTGACCTGCTTAAG GCGTTGATTCATCCGGACCCTGCGGCCAGACTCTCTGCAGCCGCTCTGGTAAAGCACCCTGTCCTGAGGCGATCTCTAGGAAAGGCGGCTCTGCTCCAGAAACAGCTCAATGTAGAGAAGTTTAAGACTGCCATGCTGGAGAG gGAACTTCAAGCTGCCAAACAGGCCCAAAATTCAGGAAAGGATGAGTGCACAGACCTCCCCTCCAGGTCCGACTTCATGTGCAAAAGCAGGAAGAGATTAGTGGGGGGCAAGAACACCCGATCATTAAGTTTCACTTGTGGCGGCTATAAGTGA